One window from the genome of Bacillus rossius redtenbacheri isolate Brsri chromosome 10, Brsri_v3, whole genome shotgun sequence encodes:
- the LOC134535687 gene encoding mRNA decay activator protein ZFP36L3-like → MNVSQGVTLTPVTHVTKGMTLAPVTHITKDVTFAPVTRVTKDVTLAPATHITKGVTRAPVTHVTKDVTLVPATHVTKGVNLAPAPHVTKDMTLAPVMHVTKTMTLAPVTQVTKDVTLAPATHVNEGVALAPVTNVTEVVALAPATHVNKGVTLAPVTHVTKGVTLAPVTHVSKGVTLAPATHITKDAPLPCTPLRARHLRTPLRARHLRTSCAPSKATRHRLPRRARHCHPPHVPLKALPHHRRLPRVKPGAHRRMPLKALPQYCRPPRVPHGAHCCLPRVPPWAHRRMPLKVLPHHRHPPREPPGARHCLWLKAPRRRCRPPRPPQSDRYRSHGHHDVAGLTRLVLQCGGPSASRPCE, encoded by the coding sequence ATGAATGTCTCCCAGGGCGTGACACTTACGCCAGTCACGCATGTCACCAAGGGCATGACACTCGCACCAGTCACACACATTACCAAGGACGTGACATTTGCACCAGTCACGCGCGTAACCAAGGACGTGACACTCGCACCAGCCACGCACATCACCAAGGGCGTGACACGCGCGCCAGTCACGCATGTCACCAAGGACGTGACACTCGTACCAGCCACGCACGTCACCAAGGGCGTAAACCTCGCACCAGCCCCGCACGTCACCAAGGACATGACACTCGCGCCAGTCATGCATGTCACCAAGACCATGACACTCGCACCAGTCACGCAAGTCACCAAGGACGTGACACTCGCACCAGCCACGCATGTCAACGAGGGCGTGGCACTCGCGCCAGTCACGAATGTCACCGAGGTCGTGGCACTCGCACCAGccacgcacgtcaacaagggcgtgACACTCGCGCCAGTCACGCATGTCACCAAGGGCGTGACACTCGCACCAGTCACGCATGTCAGCAAGGGCGTGACACTCGCGCCAGCCACGCACATCACCAAGGATGCGCCGCTGCCATGCACGCCACTGCGGGCGCGCCACCTACGCACGCCACTGCGGGCGCGCCACCTACGCACGTCATGTGCGCCGTCGAAGGCGACTCGTCACCGCCTGCCACGGAGGGCGCGTCACTGCCACCCACCACATGTGCCGCTGAAGGCGTTGCCACACCACCGCCGCCTGCCACGCGTGAAACCTGGGGCACACCGCCGCATGCCGCTGAAGGCGCTGCCACAATACTGCCGCCCGCCACGCGTGCCACATGGGGCACACTGCTGCCTGCCACGCGTGCCACCTTGGGCACACCGCCGCATGCCACTGAAGGTGCTGCCACACCACCGCCACCCGCCACGCGAGCCACCTGGAGCACGCCACTGCCTGTGgctgaaggcgccgcgacgccgctgTCGCCCACCTCGTCCACCCCAGAGTGACAGGTACAGATCGCACGGACACCACGACGTCGCCGGACTCACCAGGTTAGTGCTCCAGTGCGGCGGCCCCAGTGCATCACGTCCATGCGAGTAG
- the LOC134535688 gene encoding uncharacterized protein LOC134535688: MAYLDDVIVFSETWEDHVQHLALVLERLATHHLTVAPLKCHIGASEVEFLGHVVDAAGNRPQPSHLQKIAEAEVPRTRKQLQRFIGLVNWLRSYSRKARRRDGEEQQQPREPTTAFQTLALDVMGPYPRTPRGHRFILVVTDLFTCWTEAYPCRNVRAATITKILSTEFLPRWGYPQTMPSGTNTSQTHSFVSGAGRTPPPV, from the exons atggcctacctggacgatgtcattgtgttttctgagaCATGGGAAGACCATGTCCAACACCTAGCACTCGTCCTGGAGCGGCTGGCCACTCACCACTTAACGGTAGCTCCGCTCAAATGCCACATCGGCGCTTCAGAagtcgagttcctgggacacgtCGTGGACGCAGCGGGTAACCGCCCACAGCCCAGCCACCTGCAGAAAATCGCAGAGGCCGAGGTTCCCCGGACCCGCAAGCAATTGCAGCGGTTCATCGGCCTCGTCAACTGGCTGAGGAGTTAT TCGCGGAAGGCTCGAAGACGAGATGGGGAGGAACAACAGCAGCCCCGTGAGCCCACCACGGCATTCCAAACACTAGCGctcgacgtgatgggcccctacccacgaACTCCTAGAGGACACCGCTTCATCCTCGTAGTAACTGACCTCTTTACATGCTGGACGGAGGCCTACCCATGTCGGAACGTGCGGGCGGCCACGATCACCAAGATCTTGAGCACAGAGTTCCTGCCacgctggggctacccaca GACCATGCccagtgggaccaacacctcacAGACGCACTCTTTTGTGTCCGGCGCCGGACGAACGCCGCCACCGGTAtga